Proteins encoded together in one Amphritea japonica ATCC BAA-1530 window:
- a CDS encoding Na+/H+ antiporter subunit C — MEAIYAFCVGILTTCGFFLVLRGRTFTVVIGLTLLSYAVNLFLFASGRLKLDGAAVLGQSAEYSDPLPQALVLTAIVIGFAMTAFVVILAMRSRADQGNDHVDGHIPVKTTKSRISEKRHS; from the coding sequence ATGGAAGCTATTTATGCGTTCTGCGTCGGCATACTCACCACCTGTGGATTTTTTCTCGTTCTAAGAGGCCGGACATTCACCGTTGTGATAGGGCTAACCCTCCTATCTTATGCCGTAAATCTATTTCTTTTTGCCAGTGGTCGCCTCAAGCTCGATGGGGCTGCCGTACTCGGGCAGTCAGCTGAATACAGCGATCCATTGCCCCAGGCATTAGTGCTAACCGCTATCGTAATAGGCTTTGCCATGACAGCATTTGTAGTGATATTAGCCATGCGTTCGCGAGCAGATCAGGGAAATGACCATGTCGATGGACACATCCCGGTTAAGACGACAAAATCCCGTATTTCAGAAAAGAGGCATAGTTAA
- a CDS encoding monovalent cation/H+ antiporter subunit A encodes MNLLWVVLLPLIGTLVPLFTERFGRNICTFSVAILPAWSLILVLMFAGDVFDGQDIRQSIDWIPSMGLDLSFRLDGLSLLFLFLILGIGLLVILYARYYLSAKDSMGQFYAYLILFMSAMVGIVTSNNLIQLWIFWELTSISSFLLISFWSHKSEARKGARMALTVTGAGGLALLAGLLLIGNIVGSFDLDTVLANGDLIRSHATYPIALTLVLLGAFTKSAQFPFHFWLPHAMSAPTPVSAYLHSATMVKAGIFLMARFYPVLAGTDLWFMIVSLTGLTTLLLGAYIALFKHDLKGLLAYSTISHLGLITLLFGLNSELAAVAAIFHIINHATFKASLFMAAGIIDHESGSRDMRKLNGLWKYMPYTATLAIVAALSMAGVPLLNGFLSKEMFFSETLNQSTLGSLSWMIPLLATVGAAFSVAYSLRFIHDVFFNGEPIDLPKTPKEPPRYMKVPVEILVTLCLVVGIFPAYVVGDLLNVASFAVLTHEVPIHSLAIWHGFNIPLFMSFLAMAGGATIYYNRRHLFEFQSHFDETDAKHIFEGIIQSIVIASQRIITTLENGSLQRYIFLLLLFTLAMGALPLLDLTQNTGSRPQIPIDGVTITGAILLIMSAIATVIWYRKRFLALIFLSVVGLIVSLAFAQFSAPDLALTQLSVEIATIILLLLALFFLPQNTYKESSNRRLSGDLLVSGLIGCVIGTICFAMLTTPLSTISDFFIANSKTGGGGTNVVNVILVDFRGFDTLGEITVLGIAALGVYKLIAKMRIYMPTRDDKGRAWSNDPHPMMLEMVSQSLLPLALLVSVYIFLRGHNVPGGGFIAGLITSIAIIQQYIAHGVLWMKPRVSIDYQWLIAGGILIATATSVGSWFFDKPFLSTWFDYFSLPWIGKFELASAMLFDLGVYLTVVGAVMLILANLGKLTTSERIHIKEND; translated from the coding sequence ATGAACCTGCTATGGGTCGTTCTATTACCGCTTATTGGCACATTAGTCCCTTTGTTTACAGAGCGTTTTGGCCGCAACATTTGTACTTTTTCCGTTGCTATATTACCCGCCTGGTCACTAATCCTTGTGCTCATGTTTGCTGGGGACGTATTTGATGGTCAGGATATTCGGCAATCCATCGACTGGATCCCTTCTATGGGATTGGATCTTTCATTTCGACTCGACGGGCTTTCACTACTATTTTTGTTTTTGATTCTCGGCATTGGACTGCTGGTAATTTTGTATGCCCGCTACTATCTATCGGCAAAGGATTCTATGGGGCAGTTCTATGCCTATCTGATCCTGTTTATGAGCGCGATGGTCGGCATCGTCACATCAAATAACTTAATTCAGTTATGGATATTCTGGGAACTTACCAGTATTAGCTCATTTCTATTGATCAGTTTCTGGTCGCATAAATCAGAGGCCCGAAAAGGTGCAAGAATGGCTCTGACAGTGACCGGCGCAGGAGGGCTTGCTCTACTCGCAGGATTATTACTCATAGGTAATATTGTCGGTAGCTTTGACCTCGACACCGTTTTAGCTAATGGTGATCTGATTCGATCACATGCAACCTACCCTATAGCATTAACCCTGGTGCTTTTAGGTGCATTCACAAAATCAGCGCAATTTCCATTTCATTTTTGGTTACCCCATGCGATGTCAGCACCTACACCTGTAAGTGCCTATCTACATTCCGCGACAATGGTCAAGGCTGGCATTTTCCTCATGGCCCGCTTTTACCCTGTATTAGCTGGTACAGATCTATGGTTTATGATTGTCAGCCTGACCGGTTTGACAACCCTACTGCTAGGCGCCTATATAGCCCTATTCAAACATGATCTAAAAGGTCTTCTCGCTTATTCAACAATAAGTCATCTAGGACTCATAACCCTTCTATTCGGCCTTAATTCAGAGCTTGCCGCTGTGGCGGCCATATTCCATATTATCAACCACGCTACCTTTAAAGCATCGTTGTTTATGGCTGCCGGAATTATTGATCATGAGTCTGGCTCGCGGGATATGCGTAAGCTTAATGGCCTTTGGAAATATATGCCTTATACCGCTACGCTGGCAATCGTGGCGGCTCTTTCGATGGCAGGAGTCCCCTTGTTGAACGGCTTTCTTTCGAAAGAGATGTTTTTTTCCGAAACCCTTAACCAAAGCACGCTGGGATCTTTATCCTGGATGATTCCACTTTTAGCCACTGTCGGTGCTGCGTTCTCGGTCGCCTACTCTTTACGCTTCATTCATGACGTTTTCTTTAACGGTGAACCAATAGATCTTCCTAAAACCCCGAAAGAACCTCCGCGTTATATGAAGGTACCGGTAGAGATCCTCGTTACACTTTGTTTAGTGGTAGGAATATTCCCTGCTTATGTTGTTGGCGACCTATTAAATGTCGCCTCTTTTGCCGTACTCACACATGAAGTCCCTATTCACAGTCTGGCTATATGGCACGGATTTAACATCCCGTTGTTCATGAGTTTTCTAGCAATGGCTGGAGGTGCAACGATTTACTATAATCGACGCCACCTGTTTGAGTTTCAATCGCACTTCGATGAGACCGATGCAAAGCATATCTTCGAAGGCATCATTCAATCGATAGTCATAGCCTCTCAGCGGATTATAACCACTCTGGAAAACGGCTCCCTGCAACGGTATATCTTCTTACTGCTGTTATTCACATTGGCCATGGGGGCACTACCTCTGCTCGATCTGACCCAAAACACAGGTTCCCGTCCTCAAATCCCAATTGATGGTGTAACAATAACAGGAGCTATACTACTGATCATGAGTGCCATCGCGACCGTTATATGGTATCGAAAGCGTTTCCTTGCACTCATATTTCTATCAGTCGTTGGGTTAATCGTATCACTGGCATTTGCTCAGTTTTCAGCGCCCGATTTAGCACTAACACAGCTATCTGTCGAGATAGCCACCATTATATTGTTACTGCTGGCGCTATTCTTTTTGCCCCAAAATACATATAAAGAGTCGAGTAACAGACGTTTAAGCGGAGATTTATTAGTTTCTGGATTGATAGGCTGCGTCATAGGTACTATCTGTTTCGCCATGCTCACAACCCCCTTAAGTACGATTTCAGACTTCTTCATAGCGAATAGTAAAACCGGTGGCGGTGGAACTAATGTGGTAAACGTCATTCTCGTGGATTTCAGAGGCTTTGATACACTTGGAGAAATCACTGTCTTAGGTATTGCCGCTTTAGGCGTCTATAAACTGATTGCTAAGATGCGAATCTATATGCCGACTCGTGATGATAAAGGCCGCGCCTGGAGTAATGATCCTCACCCTATGATGCTTGAAATGGTGTCACAAAGCCTTCTTCCCCTCGCACTATTAGTATCCGTTTATATTTTCTTACGGGGGCATAATGTACCTGGGGGTGGCTTTATTGCCGGCCTGATTACCTCCATAGCGATTATTCAGCAATATATTGCACATGGTGTTCTGTGGATGAAGCCCCGAGTCAGTATCGATTATCAATGGCTCATTGCAGGTGGCATATTAATTGCGACCGCCACCAGTGTAGGCAGCTGGTTCTTTGACAAACCATTTTTGAGCACCTGGTTCGACTATTTCAGTCTGCCCTGGATTGGTAAATTTGAACTCGCCAGTGCCATGCTATTTGATTTAGGCGTATACCTGACCGTAGTAGGTGCCGTCATGCTCATACTGGCCAATCTGGGTAAGCTCACCACTAGCGAACGCATACATATTAAGGAGAACGATTAA
- a CDS encoding GGDEF domain-containing protein, which yields MVKNKPNPYFDDSYDKAAANLRLALSVLAEHRLPSSPVNFRLAYDLIDGRSRSLNDEFKEVVSAPNTDLNDGLWALYRKFYIQDEEALELIRSELEGIVSGVVNECGTANGDLQGYSERLSSLADLMSSDAKSELTLATVRKTIEDTREVAESQQQLGTQLTDVLKEVREIRKVINQVRDESHIDSLTGVSNRRAFDLALDSSIDKSLERKEPLCLLLCDIDSFKQFNDTYGHLIGDKVLQYVAKQLKKSIKGRDFVSRFGGEEFAIILPQTPLQNAEIVAEQLRVIVSKSKLRKAKSGDVYGHVTLSFGVAELDPDETRNDLIERADRALYRAKKNGRNRVEVSSIGDNDQRE from the coding sequence ATGGTGAAAAACAAGCCTAATCCATACTTTGATGATAGTTATGATAAAGCTGCTGCAAACCTGAGACTGGCGCTTTCTGTCTTAGCTGAACATCGGCTACCTAGCTCTCCCGTCAACTTTCGCCTTGCTTATGATTTGATTGATGGAAGAAGCCGGTCTTTAAATGATGAGTTTAAAGAGGTTGTTTCTGCGCCAAATACTGACCTGAATGATGGCTTGTGGGCTTTATATCGAAAATTCTATATTCAGGATGAAGAGGCGCTTGAACTTATCCGTTCAGAGCTTGAAGGAATTGTTTCTGGTGTCGTTAATGAGTGCGGTACTGCGAATGGAGATCTTCAGGGATATTCAGAAAGATTAAGCTCTTTGGCAGATCTAATGAGTTCAGATGCAAAGTCAGAGCTGACTTTGGCTACTGTAAGAAAAACCATTGAAGACACCCGTGAGGTTGCTGAGTCTCAGCAACAACTGGGTACCCAGTTGACCGATGTACTTAAAGAAGTTCGTGAGATTCGCAAAGTCATAAATCAGGTTAGGGATGAATCTCATATAGACTCGTTAACCGGAGTCTCCAATCGCCGTGCTTTTGATCTTGCTTTGGATAGCTCTATAGATAAGTCATTAGAACGTAAAGAACCACTCTGTTTACTACTCTGTGATATCGATTCTTTTAAACAGTTTAATGATACCTATGGCCACCTTATTGGCGATAAAGTGTTGCAATATGTTGCGAAGCAATTAAAAAAATCGATTAAAGGCAGAGACTTTGTGAGCCGTTTTGGAGGCGAAGAGTTTGCTATCATCTTACCGCAAACGCCTTTACAAAATGCTGAAATTGTTGCTGAACAGCTTCGGGTTATCGTTTCGAAAAGCAAGCTGCGTAAAGCTAAATCCGGTGACGTATATGGACATGTAACACTTTCTTTTGGTGTGGCAGAGCTGGACCCTGATGAAACCAGAAATGATTTAATTGAACGTGCTGACAGGGCCTTATATCGGGCTAAGAAGAATGGGCGAAACAGGGTGGAAGTAAGCTCTATTGGCGATAATGATCAGCGTGAGTGA
- a CDS encoding efflux RND transporter periplasmic adaptor subunit: MSDDIISEEMQQLSDWLNTVCRMLSGVDSAALFKAEGSTGVIQCEWPETGALDDPARINAEEQVDLALAGNKTVVSYTGPDSQCIIAHPFVLSGGQQFVVVAIFADSNINPRNQISLLEWGVAWLRLLDRQHNQPQPQLNASASGLSSSPQFISKAADISVIGLVKSYRLSVLTVLILLALLFTLPVDKTVTAPVVMEGKVQRSLTVPVDSFIKRVAVKAGDRVKKGQLLVSLDDTELRLTLDQAVSDRAVADKKHRQALAKLDFSEASQYALDRDIATIDIRLIEQQLSRLELKAPISGQVISGDINRAVGSAVERGQTLFELAPVGDYRIILNVDETDIRYVQTGQQGEILLRGLGSQTHPIQIDIVSSIFSSEPGQRYYHAEAHLLSEPESRVRPGMEGSAHIVTGKQLLGAALFGPFYQWGREQLWKWWP, from the coding sequence GTGAGCGACGATATTATAAGTGAAGAGATGCAACAACTGAGTGACTGGCTGAATACTGTTTGTCGGATGCTATCGGGCGTGGATAGTGCGGCTTTGTTCAAAGCAGAGGGTTCAACCGGTGTTATTCAGTGTGAATGGCCTGAAACGGGCGCCTTGGATGATCCAGCGCGGATAAATGCTGAAGAGCAGGTTGATTTAGCCTTGGCAGGTAACAAAACCGTCGTCAGTTACACTGGGCCTGATAGTCAGTGCATTATTGCGCACCCCTTTGTTTTATCTGGCGGGCAACAGTTTGTTGTTGTGGCTATATTTGCGGATTCAAATATTAACCCACGAAACCAGATCTCTCTTTTGGAATGGGGTGTGGCTTGGTTAAGGTTACTTGATCGACAGCATAATCAGCCACAGCCACAGCTGAATGCTTCCGCTTCTGGTTTATCTTCATCTCCTCAATTTATATCTAAAGCAGCTGATATTTCTGTTATCGGGTTAGTGAAGTCGTATCGACTTTCTGTCTTGACGGTTCTGATATTACTTGCCTTGTTGTTTACGCTACCCGTGGATAAAACGGTCACTGCTCCCGTCGTCATGGAGGGGAAGGTTCAACGCTCTCTGACGGTTCCGGTGGATAGCTTTATAAAAAGGGTGGCGGTTAAAGCAGGAGACCGCGTAAAGAAAGGTCAGTTACTGGTTTCCCTGGATGATACAGAGCTACGCTTAACGCTGGATCAGGCTGTCAGCGACCGAGCTGTGGCAGATAAAAAGCACCGCCAGGCACTGGCGAAACTCGATTTTTCCGAGGCTTCGCAATATGCACTGGACCGGGATATAGCGACTATTGATATACGTTTGATAGAGCAGCAGCTCAGTCGATTAGAGTTGAAAGCGCCTATCTCAGGCCAGGTGATCTCAGGTGATATTAACCGGGCTGTCGGTTCGGCCGTTGAGCGGGGACAAACGTTGTTTGAGCTTGCGCCAGTCGGGGATTATCGGATTATTCTGAATGTTGATGAAACCGATATTCGTTATGTCCAAACAGGCCAGCAGGGTGAAATTTTACTCCGGGGGCTGGGGAGTCAGACACACCCCATCCAGATAGATATTGTTTCTTCAATTTTTTCATCTGAGCCCGGCCAGCGTTACTATCATGCTGAAGCGCATCTGCTTTCAGAGCCTGAAAGTAGAGTTCGGCCTGGAATGGAAGGCTCTGCACATATTGTGACGGGTAAGCAGTTGTTGGGTGCGGCCCTGTTCGGCCCCTTTTATCAGTGGGGTAGGGAGCAGCTGTGGAAATGGTGGCCATGA
- a CDS encoding site-2 protease family protein: protein MKQAEIEAGSDVWNHLKDARLACAAGIRFSERKDKSGSWWLIQQLQTEQQYRIDPFTYAVLQRLDGDLALVEIWRILGGNIPCEDLAKQIARLMELGFVVTGARFQHRQGGDGGPPGILSRFVNPVSFVLVSFNPAQFLTLISPLGPFLFNKVFAVIWLLVIGLAGLLCYQHSTELTGYFNARAADPVYLMGVWFVYPVLKLVHELAHGLAVLVLGGRVRKAGILMLIFMPVPFVDASDSSHFSNRYQRMLVSAAGVMAELFLAALGLFLWLYSEHAWLQDMGFVIALTGSVSTLVFNANPLLRFDGYYFLSDWLDIPNLALRSQRHVQSFLLHRLFGLPVGDAGQMIQPEERKWLLLYGPASLCYRLFIIAFIVDLVSGYFFWLGLVIAVWALWLQLVKPLITFFTYGSKQASVLQRKKGYYGRISMLLLIGATVIFMPWRTSVIAEAVLILPEEANVRATTDGFVRQVLFTPGKQVQAGETLIVLENLSLKADYSKLSVEIEKARAMHSTHFAEGSNQGAALLDKIIAQEQTLDQLALQIDGLKIMANQSGTVAIENGQDLAGQYLHKGQLLGYTYQSGEYSIQAVLDIARAEAVRSGITEVQVRFADGEVVRLSPERVRIVPQAVYRLPDAALGSAHGGSTLVDIQDQSGLKTMYPVIQFNMEMPIIVEEGMTTSLIPSKSGLVRFSHLPRSIGDDLIANTREYWFRKVSGL from the coding sequence ATGAAACAGGCGGAAATCGAAGCCGGATCAGATGTGTGGAACCATCTGAAAGATGCTCGATTGGCCTGTGCTGCTGGGATTCGTTTTTCCGAGCGAAAAGATAAAAGCGGCAGCTGGTGGTTAATTCAGCAATTACAGACTGAGCAACAATATCGTATTGACCCTTTTACATATGCTGTTCTTCAACGCCTGGATGGTGACCTTGCTCTGGTGGAAATCTGGCGAATACTCGGTGGCAATATTCCGTGTGAAGACCTGGCTAAGCAAATAGCCCGTCTGATGGAGCTAGGGTTTGTCGTTACAGGTGCCCGTTTTCAGCACCGACAGGGGGGTGATGGTGGTCCCCCCGGAATTCTGAGCCGGTTTGTAAATCCAGTAAGTTTTGTTTTGGTATCGTTTAATCCGGCACAATTTTTAACGTTAATATCCCCTTTAGGCCCATTTTTATTTAACAAAGTATTTGCTGTTATATGGCTTTTGGTAATTGGTCTTGCCGGTCTGCTTTGCTATCAACATAGTACAGAGCTAACCGGTTACTTTAATGCCAGGGCGGCAGACCCCGTCTATTTAATGGGTGTTTGGTTTGTTTATCCCGTTTTGAAACTGGTGCATGAACTGGCCCATGGTCTGGCAGTTCTTGTATTAGGAGGGAGGGTTCGTAAAGCCGGTATTTTAATGCTGATTTTTATGCCAGTACCTTTTGTCGATGCCTCTGATAGTTCTCATTTCTCTAATAGATATCAGCGCATGCTTGTTTCTGCTGCGGGGGTTATGGCTGAGTTATTTCTGGCTGCTCTGGGATTGTTTTTATGGCTATATTCTGAGCATGCGTGGTTGCAGGATATGGGCTTTGTTATTGCCCTGACAGGCTCTGTTTCTACTCTGGTATTTAATGCCAATCCGCTACTTCGATTTGATGGTTATTACTTTTTATCAGACTGGTTGGATATACCGAATTTGGCGCTGCGCTCGCAGCGTCATGTTCAATCTTTTCTTCTGCATAGATTGTTTGGTTTACCTGTCGGAGATGCTGGCCAGATGATACAGCCGGAGGAACGTAAGTGGTTATTGCTCTATGGCCCAGCTTCTCTTTGTTACCGGTTGTTTATCATTGCCTTCATTGTTGATCTGGTGAGTGGATATTTTTTCTGGCTGGGTTTAGTGATCGCTGTCTGGGCTTTGTGGCTTCAGTTAGTGAAGCCTCTGATTACTTTTTTTACTTACGGGAGTAAACAAGCGTCTGTATTGCAGCGAAAAAAGGGGTATTACGGCCGAATATCTATGCTATTGCTGATAGGCGCAACAGTAATCTTTATGCCCTGGCGGACTTCGGTCATTGCTGAAGCAGTGTTGATCCTGCCAGAGGAGGCAAACGTTCGTGCCACAACTGATGGCTTTGTCAGGCAGGTACTGTTTACGCCAGGAAAGCAGGTGCAAGCAGGCGAGACGCTGATTGTGTTAGAAAACCTTTCTCTGAAAGCTGACTACAGCAAACTTAGCGTTGAAATAGAGAAAGCCCGTGCAATGCATAGTACGCATTTTGCTGAAGGCTCTAATCAGGGAGCCGCTTTACTGGATAAAATAATAGCTCAGGAACAGACTTTAGATCAGCTGGCTTTGCAAATTGATGGCCTAAAAATAATGGCTAATCAAAGCGGCACGGTTGCGATAGAGAACGGGCAGGATTTAGCAGGCCAGTATCTGCATAAAGGTCAGCTGCTGGGATACACCTACCAGTCAGGTGAATATAGTATTCAAGCCGTGTTAGATATCGCTCGGGCCGAAGCGGTAAGATCAGGTATAACCGAAGTTCAAGTTAGATTCGCCGATGGGGAGGTGGTCCGGCTAAGTCCGGAAAGAGTCCGGATTGTACCCCAGGCAGTCTACCGGTTACCTGACGCTGCATTAGGTAGCGCTCATGGGGGTAGTACTTTAGTTGATATACAGGATCAATCGGGTTTAAAAACAATGTATCCTGTTATTCAGTTTAATATGGAAATGCCGATAATAGTTGAAGAAGGGATGACTACCAGCCTTATTCCTTCTAAGTCAGGTTTAGTCAGGTTTAGTCATCTACCCCGCAGTATTGGAGATGATTTGATTGCTAACACTCGCGAGTATTGGTTTCGTAAAGTGTCAGGGTTGTGA